TTATTTTGGGTGTATTGCGTATTAATTGCCAACTTTTTTCATTCATATACATATTAATTAAAATATAACCTGGGAAAAATTTACATTGGCTTGTTTTTTTTTTTCCATTTTTAATTTCTAATACTTTTTCACTGGGTACTATTATTTCTCCAAAATATTGTATTAAATTACTATTTTTTATATTTTTTTGTATTTTTTTTACTATTTGATTTTCTTGTCCGGATAAGGTTTGCAAAATATACCAATTTTTTTTTATAATATCGTACATTTTAAAACCTTTAATTAATTAAGTGGGATATAATATATAATATTATTTTATCTAAAGTAAATAATGCAATAGATATTAATGTACTAATTATTAGTATAATTATTGTAATTTGTATTGTTTCTTTTTTTTTTGGATATGTGATAGTTTTGATTTCTGATTTAATTTTTTTTTTGCAGAAGATAATTTTTTTTTTAAGTATTTTTATATATTGAATAAAAATAATCAGTGGTTTGAATTTATATAGTATTTTTAGCATTTTTTATATAGGAATTGATTGTTAAGTATTATTTATTTATAATGTAGCATTTTTATTTTTTATATATTATTTAATAATAAAATGTAACAGTTATATTACGTGATTAGTATAATGAAAATATTTTTAATACTTGTGTGCTGATACCCAGAGTTGAACTGGGGACCTCACCCTTACCAAGGGTGTGCTCTACCTA
The sequence above is drawn from the Buchnera aphidicola (Pterocallis alni) genome and encodes:
- the secE gene encoding preprotein translocase subunit SecE, with protein sequence MLKILYKFKPLIIFIQYIKILKKKIIFCKKKIKSEIKTITYPKKKETIQITIIILIISTLISIALFTLDKIILYIISHLIN